From Xiphophorus couchianus chromosome 7, X_couchianus-1.0, whole genome shotgun sequence:
aattattgactctaaacaagcatctttttttgcagaaaagttacataTAGGTTGGTGCTGTTCTATTTCAGGTGTACTATGATATTTGCTTTGGAAACTTGACAGAAATCcctggtaatattttgtgtttttgcagtgtgaagaCTTGCTACTCCCAACTACTGTCCTGATAAACAGACGGTATCTGGTCAGAGATCAGTCGATGCTTTAAAGAGTCAGAAATAACTTCAGGGAAGGAGGTCAGGCAGATCTGAGATCAGATATTCAAACTTCAGTCCTGATTATGACTCAGGATGTCGTGATCAGAAACTGAAACTGGGTTCATTTAACTAAAAGCTTCTGTTTCCTGCCGCAGCGTCGCGACGTTCTCAgtgattttctctgtttgtgtctCAGGGGTCCAGAGGACACGTGTTTCGAAGGCGGCGTCTTCCCCGCCGTCCTCAGCTTCCCCTCGGATTATCCTCTCAGCCCTCCGAAGATGAGGTTCACCTGCGACATGTTTCACCCCAACAGTAAGTCTCCCACAGGCTCCGCCCCCGACGGCGGGTTTAGATGCTCAGAACGTCGAGATAAAAACAGCCTGTGTCTGGACCCTGTTATTGGACCCGTCAGAACACGCCTCGTTAGCCTGCTGTCATTAACGCTGAGATTAGTGGGCAGGAGCCACGATGTCATGGCGCAGTTCTGATTAGAGGACAGCGTGCTCGGTTCTGACCCATCATCATGTTccccaccatcatcatcatcataaccATCATGGCCCTGAGCTGAACTGTATCTTCTGGACCCGCATCAACATCATAAAcacatgaagaagaaagttggaCCAATCAGAACCTGCAGTTTGTTCATTAGATATGATGGAAAATGTCTGAATGTTGGTAgcagaaactttctgttttatcaGACAGAAATACCCgtaattttaagactttttcttgtatatttgcatcttttttgcTAACATTATTACTATGTTCTtgtaattaaatcaaaactctCATAACCTGGCCATAATACTCCATCGTACAACTATGGAGTAAAAGTATTAGAAGGgttgactgaaataaaacccaccttttgaaaatattttcactaattgtaatttgtttttttaagccatATAATCCAGCCATAGAGACGAGGTGAAGCACTCTGCACtgtaaaatgaaagtgaaatgaaagtgaaatgtttcatccaatcagaacacaaaattctgacattaaacACTCTTTATGCTTTAACTAGGGCTGAATCGATTAATTGGATTGATTGTGATTATTCGATAAACTGTTAAATattcagactcaaaaaaaggccatttgctgaaaaaacaacacattcagagcagtaattaagctaaaattacacaaattataTACCTTTagcattttacataaaaaccttatttttctgtaaatatgttttaccaaaaattcctcaagtggcagttttatctgcacctggttcaaattcactaaagtaATACtacattattgcattttatttattacatgaataaaatgttcattttctaatattgtataaaaaaaaaaacttgagattgaataaaaaatctgcagaatgtgccaattttttatttgattaatcgacTAATCGATGcaataaatgatttctaataTAATTGTTCTGCTCTTTTGTTCCCTCCTCAGTCTACCCAGATGGCCGGGTTTGCATCTCCATCCTTCACGCTCCGGGTGACGACCCGATGGGATATGAGAGCAGCGCAGAGAGGTGGAGTCCGGTCCAGAGTGTGGAGAAGATCCTGCTGTCTGTGGTCAGCATGCTGGCAGGTAGAGCAGCTCacctgtcacatgaccaaccaAACCGTACTGTCATGTATTTATTACACATTTGTTACATGATTAACACAcgttaataatttattaaaaatctctGACAGGTTCCTTCACACCTGCAGCAAGTTGATACACTTTGTTTCTATAGATTaattgaaaacacaaataaaaactgaaagtcaCCTCACTTCTCATCTGTCACAGGATGACAAAttatcccagaagttattgtgacaaacaatattattgttgttttaagataATTTTTAAGTTATATAATAGTAATGGCGTAACAATGCATGagcacattctcaaagattGAAGAACAATGTGAGTTGTGATGCTGTGATTTCTGTGCCACGCAGTCCAAACCACAGTTACCTGGAAAATGATCTTTGTCATAATCATATTTGtctttatcacaataaaaccactaaaatattgcaataaGATCCTCAGTCCACATCACACGTCTGCCATGAGTCATCATATAGTATAAAtgactcttcttcttcttctcctcagaGCCGAACGATGAGAGCGGCGCGAACGTCGATGCGTCTAAAATGTGGCGCGAGGACAGAGAGCAGTTCTACAAACTGGCTCAGAAGATCGTTCGCAAGTCGCTGGGCCTGTAGAGATGATGTCATCACGCCGCTCTGCGTGTGTGTGGTGGCGCGTAGCTCGGATACAGACTGTGGAGCATCAACactgttaccatggaaaccttcaacgcacacacacgcagagcTGCAGTTTGATACCTCAATGAACTGACGGATCAAAGGCTGATAGGATACAGTGACATCACCAGGAGACCCAGCAGCAGCCTGTCATGAcctcatttcctgtttgtcGCCCCTCTTCCCCTGCTGTTGGCTCAGATTGAAGTTTCTCAGCGGATTGTTTGCACTTTATCTcctcctggtggtcaccgtggTGGacttcagtttgttgttttttgtttttttttacagctgagCTGAAGGAGTTTCTCTAAGTTTCCTTTCACAAATAGTTGGttgaaaacagaattttgatctctttgtttctctgatttcttattaatttctttgttgAGAAACTAAGagcttctttttgtttctgtttctggtgtCAAACTGATTTTATAGCATGTTGACCTAAACTTAATAAAGCAGCGTTTCTGTTTTAGGATCTTTGGTTTATTGATCTCTGGTCACATGACAGGTGTAGAAAATATTAATTGCAGTAATGATCATCACCTCCAGTtttattagtgttttatttGCACTTCAGATCACCAAAGCGTTCCTAAAATATGATCAAACTGTAGATTGAAGGTCACTCTCAATCTACCTGGAGACAACTCAGGGGAATTTCTGATTCGTCAATTCTGTTCCTGAAAACTGCAAAGCAGATGACATTCAGACTGAAAagtctaaaataattttaattattattaaattattaataataataaattatatattaaaatatataatataaaaaataaattattatattaataataataaattaaataccaATTTATCCTGGTATATTATGAAGGAGCATCACGTTAATTATCTTCATTTGtccataaatttaaaaaaaataataaattaaattcacattttcattagGACTGAAAAAATGAATCCAATTAATTGTGATGACAAACAGTTATCAACCAACTttgtaatcgattaatcgttcaCTCGAGACTCAAAAACAAGTCATTTACTAAAAAGAACAACATCGTCAGAGtagcaattaagccaaaactgtacaaaacatttacataaatattttgcaattaaaactttaaaaagcctTTGCCTTCATCCTTCattgtctgtaaatgttttacccagaactcaAGTGTCAGATTTAGCTTCGCCTGATTCGAAGTCTGTAGAAAAACTTGATGTTAAGCACTTTTTTctatcaaattattaattatttaggctgaaaaataaaccacacaTCAGGTTTATGACATAtgatattttttagctgcagatgcatcctttgctacaaataatcaagcatacattaaaggatttctgttattacattttagccaattaaatgttttttctttaattggctaaaattaaagaaaaaataattaaattaaagaactAATTAAtgaactaatttattaattagtTCATTCATGAATTTAATGAACtaaattcattaaaacaattaatttaattagtttatttgcattttaatgtagtatttctaatgtataaaaatagcttttgtGGTTAACTTAAAATGCAGAATGGGCCAGGTTTTacccgattaatcgtcagaataatcgattactaacgTAATGGTACACATGACCACAGTGGGGTGCGGTCACGTGACTCCGAAAGTCTCCTGAGTCCAGTCCTGTCTCAGCCTGCCGGACTGGATCCACCTCCATGTTTAAACTGGGATTACTGGGATTGAAAGCTCTCAGATCCCAGCCGCTCCGTCCTGTTACCCAGTTGGAACTTCACAGCTCCACATCTGAGAACACACGCTGTCACACTTTAAGACATCACACACCTGTAGGAGTGAGAGACAGGTGAGGGGGCGGAGCTACATAGGGAAATCGTCTGTTGGACGGACCTcagatcagctgcagctttgcTGTTTTCCACAGAGTCCCGGATGCTGCCGCCGCTGCCGCTTCATCTCAGAGGTTCATTTATCATCCCAGAAGGTGTGGATGTGTTACAGCTCTCACTGGAGTGACATGAAGCGAGCTGAAAACAAGGCCTCAGGGCCTCCGACCAACATGTATGAACAGGTATCGGCTCTCATATTTGCAAAATGATGACAAACCAGCAGTCTGTCCGAcagccagcagagggcagtacttcaaaccatttttttagttcagttttcttttttggtgtATTACAGTGGATGCATCTGTCTACTGGAGTGCCACAAAGATGCCTACTAGAACCACTGCTATTCAGTTCATAATGAATAAAGAATAGGATCAGGGCctatatgaagaaaaaaaacggaatcctgattttaataattcagattttgatcttaaaattctgactttggTCACaaaattcttacttttttgaaaattgtaacatctgacttttttttcctcaaaattctgatGGAAAATATCAGAAGActgagggggggaaaaattaGAACTTTTTTTCAGTGACCCTAATTCTCTTCCATTTAGTGATGATCAGATATGCAGATGATATTCTGAAAGCTGTCCAATTATTTCACTaaggaaatcttttttttttttacatcagttaCTGAACatgttgcttttgtgtttgaatGCAGAAATGCTGAAAAGAATCAAACTTTCTTccgtttaatttaaaacatttaaaactttaacctGTTTTCATCCTCAGATCAATCTGCTTCAAACCATTTGGATGCATCACAATCATCATCATCTGAATCTTCCTCCTCAGGTGTGTCCAGGCAGGTGGATCACTGATCTGACATGTTTGTTCCCCAGGTGTGTTCAGGTGTTCAGCCCCCCAGCTCCTCCCtctcttttatatttaaatgtgggTCGTGCGAGCTCGTCCCGCTGCAGGTGaagcctctctctctcctcagtgGGACTCCACCTGAAGATCAGCTGCAGACAGCAGCCgtcacctggacaggtggaTCTACTCAACTCTGCacaggaattttaaaaatggatcaTCATCGTTCTGATTTTAGGATTTAAGGTTGGAACTCggctgctttgtttttgaattttaacggatcagaaacattttaaagaccaaaatgaaaaaaagtcatCTTTATTTCTGTGATTGTTTTTAGATGCTCTTAAATCTGACGGGTTGACACCAGATTATTCCATCTGGACTGGTTATGACAAGGATTTGCTCTTAAACATCAgaagatccagaaccagaaccagaactggacttCAATGATCATTTTTCAGCCAGGTTTGACTTTATGTTACTAAAAAGCTCCAGAATCTGCTGATCTAAAGAAACAAGGagataaaaacttgttttagaGCCGATTTATAGTTCTTCTGAACTctttaaacagattaaaaagttttacatttcaaatatttccagAGTTATCTTAGTTTTATCAAGAAATTacagatttgtttctgtttgtttcacttttacaaaaCTGAAAGCTTCTAAATTATTAcctaaaaaacataaaattaaaagaatttgCTCAATACAATGTGGACCGAACCACAAAGAGTGGCGGTAAAACTCTTAAGATGTGTTTTATCTTGTGTCTGgtctgaatttaaagaaaatatgataTAAGATACattactttttttgaaaaattgtgaggtttttacatttatgacCACCTTTGTTAAACTGTCATtcatgtaacaaaaaaaaacaaactctgaaatgtttttgttgcatgtATGAACGTCTAACGTCCAACAAAGGCATTTATACATACAGTCATGgttattaatattgatgatatGGCTCTCTGCCCAGGAGGGCATACTTAGCAGGGCGCCAGGAGACAAATGAGATGACAAATTAaaccagttttctgtttttctgcatgtttaatAGTGGAGACCCTCTGTGTGGAGAATGTAAGCCACTGCTGCAGATTGATGATGTATTAAAAAGTTTACtgattacaataaaaatatggaatattttgAGTAATCAGACATTAACTGGGTtattaaatgctaaataaagattttttacaGTAGAGTTTGGCATTTATGAGACTTTTATTGTACTTTATAAAACGCAATAAATGAGCAGCCATCCATCAATCTAGACCATgtaatatttaatcaatttttgTAGCTCTTAAATTATAGCTGATTGTCTAtcttattactattattattaaatgtgttttgttgggaAACTGGAAGTTTGGTTAAGTGGGCAGATCAGGTGCTTAATTTATTCAGAATCACCTCTATAAAcacttaaataataatttttattacatgGATGAAATAAAGATGTATAATTAGCTTCAGATGTAGTTTTTCCTGTTTGCATGTTGAGTGAATTCAGGCTCTGGCTTGTTGTCAAAAAGTTACAAAGACCCTGATGACATTTTTATAGGTTAATAGGTGAAAGTGTCTCTCAGATTATTGGAAGGAAACTTCCTGCCGCTGCTTCTAATTTggctcttttatttattaaatactcTACAGTTTATTTAATGGCAAGAGAAGAAGATTTATTCATCTGAAACCAGAACATCTGAGCAGAATTGATCCAAAGATCTAAAAAGATGCAACTAAATCTTCACTTATTTTAGAAACTTTATCCAGTATTTAGTGAGCACCTCCTCAAAATCTGCCTGGAGACAACACACAGGAGTCTCTGATTGGTCCATTTTGTTCTTGAAAACTGCAAATTAGACTAATTAACATTTAGCTGGAAAACCTCCAACAACTTTGATTTATCCTGGTAAATAATGTAATATCACTTTAACTACCTCCacttttttatgaaataaaaaggaacacaggataaattcagatttttattaatgcTAAAATGATTAActtgattaatcgtgatgaatcaattattgaaataattgttaactaatttagtaatcaattaatcactaaatggagtatacagactcaaacaaatcatttgctgaaaaaagcaacatattcagagcTGCAATTAAGGCAcaactgtacaaaataaattactaaaggtttgctatgttattgcattttagaggGTAAAAtggttattttgttgtttaagaATTTAATTACTTGTTTTTCTACAATTATATAAATATAGCCTAAGaggctaaatgaaaaatctgtacaatgtgactattttttaaatccGATTACAGaataatcaatgaaaaaatCGATTATTAagataatcattagttgcaaacctgatttttttatacatcaacgtggcatttttctttctgatgttTCTCCACTCAGACCTCTGAAGATCCTCTCCTCATCCTCATTCATCTCTGATTCTCatcagcaacatgaagctgcgCTGAGTTAACCAGAACCGCTAAAGAAGGCGCGATGTTGGCGTGTCGCCCCCTACTGGTCACCTGGGCTCTGCTCACCTCCTCGGTCCGAAGCCAGAGCTGGAGGCCGTGCACAGGTAGTTTCCCAAGACAGCCTCAGGAATAAGGGGATATTAAATCCACTGAGGACCACAGATGGGCCACAGAGTTTTATCAAATATTGTACACAAGTAAGAATataactacttcaacatatttttactcaagtaaaagttatAGACGTCCAAGACTCAACTaagagtaaaaaggtatttggAAAAAAGGCGACTTAAGTCCTGAGTtatcaaaacatcaatcatttgatgtttaaaaatatctagAAATCAGACAGAGCAAAATAtacaattataaataaataaacacatttatttctatacCCCTTTAATTTTTTAGAACAAAGTAGAAATTTCTGAacttcaaaagttgaaaattttctagaaaaaaactcagaaatgtttagtttaatcTCAGGCATGTTCTAGAGAAAGAActtgaaaatgtctgagtttgagAAGTCAAAGATTTTAGACTTTTGActttcaaaactcaaaaatgttgagAAGTCAAAGATTTTAGACTTGActttcaaaactcaaaaatgttgagAAGTCAAAGATTTTAGACTTTTGActttcaaaactcaaaaatgtctgcgtttttttctagaaaatataatttaaaaatgtctgggGGGGTTTCACtcatattttcaacttttggagctcaggagtttctgttttttcataaaacatttttttgattaatctcaaaatttctgagtttttttgtggaaattttctacctttttctatctacaatggcccttgTACACCAGGGACAGCCATCTTGTTCAGCTCGGCCCCTCTCTCTTTGCACTGGATGGTTCTTTACAGCATAGGCAATTTCTGGTGAAACTGGTGAAAACATTATTGATTGGATAAAGTTTAATACTTGAGCTTTGAGTAATCAATCCAGACCCTCTGTACAAAGCAAATATCGCAGAACAAGATACTGGTTTTTATCGGGCTAATTAGAACCTCAAATCTATCATTCAAACTATTGAAGACTAAAAATCATGACACTCTGAGTCCAGAACCAAATGTTCTCTCCAGTGGATCgtcctctgtgttttttgtatGTAGCTCAGACGTTTCTGGTGCTTTGCCTCTTTGAAATGTGAGCCGTGTTTCTGAACTTGTCTTCCCCTCCCTCCATTCATCCTGCATTGATCTGCTGCTGCACCAAAACACACAGACGGCCTCAGAGGAGCTTAAAGGGGAATTCCAGCTGAAACTGATGTGGGATAAAACGAGATTTATCCTCCCTCGGCCTCCTTTACATCTGCTGGTGTTTAAGACGGAGATAAACCTGCGACGCCTCAGTGATTCAAACACTCACTGATGGGTTTCTTCAATGGTTATGTAATCATAGAgtctttaattaaaatttcaacCTGCAGTGAATTTACTGACTTATTGTCACGAATCGATATTTATGTACTCATGGTATCTTTAACTAGCTGTAAAATGTCAACTTTCAGTGAATTTACTGACTTTTTACGGTCAAGAGTCATTCTTTTCATCTGAAATTTAAGGTTTTGAAGACTGATCAATTATTCTGGAGATTGGTCCTCTGGTCACTTGAAGACATTAAATGTTCAGTTCAGGCTGGAATCTAAATTATCttgtttagtttgatttgattcaaaactactttattaatcccttaagagagatttgatgtttttctctctgaaaatATCCAATATTCTTCAAAGATGTTGATGGCATTAAgaaggaaggatttcctgt
This genomic window contains:
- the ube2g2 gene encoding ubiquitin-conjugating enzyme E2 G2 isoform X2; its protein translation is MAGTALKRLMAEYKRPANEENFFEWEALIMGPEDTCFEGGVFPAVLSFPSDYPLSPPKMRFTCDMFHPNIYPDGRVCISILHAPGDDPMGYESSAERWSPVQSVEKILLSVVSMLAEPNDESGANVDASKMWREDREQFYKLAQKIVRKSLGL
- the ube2g2 gene encoding ubiquitin-conjugating enzyme E2 G2 isoform X1; amino-acid sequence: MAGTALKRLMAEYKQLTLNPPEGIVAGPANEENFFEWEALIMGPEDTCFEGGVFPAVLSFPSDYPLSPPKMRFTCDMFHPNIYPDGRVCISILHAPGDDPMGYESSAERWSPVQSVEKILLSVVSMLAEPNDESGANVDASKMWREDREQFYKLAQKIVRKSLGL